A stretch of Besnoitia besnoiti strain Bb-Ger1 chromosome III, whole genome shotgun sequence DNA encodes these proteins:
- a CDS encoding hypothetical protein (encoded by transcript BESB_043150) — MSMDFESAAQRCAEGLAAKSLQIVNQLRGALYQKPDPAVAAWWDGVEWMKVISSFFGREEISIHLQHFPPLRSSSLFTYYQGMHVEPRLLPATVVRLAALPLADFYFPTKPVVRRIVYGISAVFLLIELFPSVAWPLIHNTVLWMLRGWRCVFGTSQSL, encoded by the exons ATGTCTATGGACTTTGAATCAGCCGCGCAGCGGTGCGCAGAGGGTCTTGCCGCCAAGAGTCTCCAGATCGTAAACCAGCTTCGAGGCGCCTTGTATCAAAAACCAGAtcccgctgtcgccgcgtg GTGGGATGGCGTGGAATGGATGAAGGTGATATCTTCTTTTTTTGGACGAGAAGAGATTTCTATCCACTTGCAA CATTTCCCCCCGTTGCGATCGTCCTCGCTATTCACGTACTACCAGGGCATGCATGTAGAACCTCGTTTGTTGCCTGCGACAGTTGTCCGCCTTGCTGCGCTACCACTGGCGGATTTCTACTTCCCAACAAAGCCAGTGGTACGACGCATTGTTTACGGGATTTCTGCTGTCTTCTTGTTGATAGAACTTTTCCCCTCCGTTGCGTGGCCGTTGATTCACAACACCGTGCTATGGATGCTCAGAGGGTGGCGCTGTGTTTTCGGTACATCGCAGTCTCTCTAG
- a CDS encoding hypothetical protein (encoded by transcript BESB_043160), producing MRLFRNRLDCLLRYNRQHDEGKVSSTASCFRSHPKNVNKDTGKTDATKNTENIGDSSNLCGDKGGYGNEIRNCEEETTSAESVIGDKRWFPEDVISKAKEGDKSSKRVPCLDKSVFQSGSPRTCAGQSVEEVGGIERLKSHPIAASMEDEAGALHLQLQGRLRIPPLFKVAAIFGLDTNVQPHQQFLGVEENDMVLQRLLTNYFVHRLSSKLQQVSLLLKMLPPHLPLFLGPENKPVLRLSKLTGIQILLFGASIAESQRNTRYLVDPAVAAQCVRRSSCGQASQSEFRQAELRGHIDGVLAAYAHIAYHLQHPLRKAVAYCVLVALKQGRDAAKKQGGNSGSSLATGAELLDAEEGVPRKENHGLNNAKFEAARVTNDFGQSPDFAGPLDKETPTEDELIGIVSKLLSMPPVACDSPAIVKGVAVESAPTLPLCIPQIARDEVWVLPLP from the exons ATGCGACTCTTTCGGAACCGTCTCGATTGTTTGCTGAGGTACAATCGCCAACACGATGAAGGAAAGGTGTCGTCCACGGCATCGTGCTTCCGATCACACCCCAAAAATGTCAACAAGGATACCGGAAAAACAGATGCCACAAAGAATACAGAGAACATTGGTGATTCGAGCAACTTGTGTGGCGATAAAGGCGGCTATGGCAATGAGATTCGAAACTGTGAAGAAGAGACAACCAGTGCGGAAAGCGTTATTGGAGATAAAAGGTGGTTCCCTGAAGATGTGATAAGCAAAGCAAAAGAGGGTGACAAATCATCCAAGCGTGTACCTTGCTTGGACAAGTCTGTGTTTCAGTCGGGATCCCCACGCACATGTGCCGGTCAGAGTGTCGAAGAAGTTGGTGGAATTGAAAGACTAAAAAGTCATCCAATTGCAGCAAGCATGGAAGATGAAGCTGGAGCGCTTCACCTGCAGCTACAGGGTAGGTTGCGCATTCCTCCTCTATTCAAGGTAGCTGCTATATTTGGTCTCGATACAAATGTCCAGCCTCACCAGCAATTCCTCGGAGTCGAAGAAAATGACATGGTTCTCCAGCGGCTGCTCACCAACTACTTCGTCCACAGACTCTCCTCCAAACTGCAACaggtttctcttcttctcaaG ATGCTCCCTCCTCATCTGCCGCTTTTTCTAGGACCCGAAAACAAGCCCGTCTTGAGGCTCTCCAAATTGACAGGTATTCAAATCCTGTTATTCGGTGCGTCGATTGCGGAGTCGCAGAGAAATACACGTTACCTTGTCGATCCAGCGGTTGCTGCGCAATGTGTAAGACGGAGCTCCTGTGGACAGGCATCGCAGAGCGAATTTCGGCAGGCTGAACTTCGCGGGCACATTGACGGGGTGTTAGCGGCTTACGCCCATATCGCTTATCATTTACAACATCCTCTCAGAAAGGCTGTAGCGTACTGCGTCTTAGTGGCGTTGAAACAAGGCCGCGATGCAGCTAAAAAGCAAGGTGGAAATAGCGGTTCTTCTTTGGCAACGGGCGCAGAACTGCTTGACGCTGAAGAAGGAGTACCGCGGAAGGAAAATCACGGCTTGAACAACGCTAAGTTTGAGGCAGCGAGGGTCACGAACGATTTCGGCCAGTCTCCAGACTTTGCAGGCCCTTTGGACAAAGAAACACCTACGGAGGACGAGCTTATCGGCATCGTTTCCAAGCTTCTCAGCATGCCCCCAGTAGCCTGTGATTCTCCAGCAATTGTCAAGGGCGTTGCTGTCGAGAGCGCCCCAACACTGCCTCTTTGTATTCCGCAGATAGCGCGTGATGAGGTTTGGGTTTTACCCCTTCCATAA
- a CDS encoding AP2 domain transcription factor AP2IV-1 (encoded by transcript BESB_043170), protein MSTPGCSSGRLGLFCRSFGTQRVVQKRRHQMRILHPSQTPYVPCEQRPPPIPHSLTASSTVKRLLNNNTIAAKEAAKRINWDAYISHQRGVRWHPQGAWRVQFSRRNHERNFFVRCECYFRVGIYGFQMAKDLAIRYRRRLEKEWEELEEQWMKLDILEAEQRAKSRERKEERLLLGEDEPEDSQPRGKE, encoded by the coding sequence ATGTCGACACCAGGCTGTAGCAGCGGCCGGCTAGGCTTGTTTTGCAGAAGTTTCGGGACCCAGCGTGTGGTTCAGAAACGCCGCCACCAGATGCGCATTCTTCATCCCTCGCAAACTCCTTACGTTCCGTGTgagcagcggccgcctccaATTCCGCACTCTCTGACCGCTTCCAGCACGGTGAAACGGCTCTTGAACAACAACACGATAGCTGCAAAGGAGGCGGCCAAACGAATCAACTGGGATGCTTACATATCCCACCAGCGAGGAGTCCGCTGGCATCCGCAGGGCGCGTGGCGTGTGCAGTTCTCCAGGCGAAACCACGAACGAAATTTCTTTGTTCGCTGTGAATGTTATTTTAGGGTGGGTATCTATGGCTTCCAAATGGCTAAGGACCTCGCCATCCGATATCGACGGAGACTCGAGAAAGAATGGGAAGAACTCGAGGAGCAATGGATGAAACTGGACATTCTTGAGGCAGAACAGCGGGCGAAGAGCcgggagaggaaagaagaacgCCTGCTCCTGGGCGAGGATGAGCCGGAGGACAGTCAACCAAGGGGGAAGGAGTGA
- a CDS encoding putative gamma-soluble NSF attachment protein (encoded by transcript BESB_043180) yields MSWSWGRGEHPGEASGFSGRGKFAEGVEHLQQAEKALKTSLRLLKFSPDYDVAALEYRAAAECFQQDGSEPALPEALHCWQKVVEIADKQQDSVGAARALEQMASLRSASRPGQLQVDFAEVIRLQGEAAHRYRLAGKSDAAVRILQKSATFKEEQQRDGRGAAEILNECVSIYDEDEKWHYASEVYRDLIDLLARERMYTDLLKALDGHIKVLQKLNQQNGIYKAVLSKVIVCLTMGDAVGANNALSDEMAFASNFMGSREFQLAADAVDAYKQGDSDALADVLANQTWSFLSVEIFRMSRDLKLERAVGLPPCAASSHLGPGAECHRAGSTAASLQALPVSSAAEEICVPSVSKVHSASGLRPEAPVMGGMSGARDPTLTYNTKQQAGLASSKEMSSLLHRHVGRLDSGASRVAM; encoded by the exons ATGTCATGGTCGTGGGGAAGGGGTGAACACCCCGGCGAGGCCTCCGGCTTCTCCGGCAGAGGGAAGTTTGCGGAAGGTGTTGAGCACCTGCAgcaggcagagaaggcgctgaaaacttctctgcggctgctcaaGTTCTCTCCAGACTACGACGTTGCAGCACTCGAGTACagggctgctgcagagtgTTTCCAACAGGATGGCTCCGAGCCAGCTCTTCCGGAAGCCCTCCACTGCTGGCAGAAGGTTGTGGAAATTGCCGATAAGCAGCAGGATtctgtcggcgccgcgcgcgctctaGAACAG ATGGCCTCTCTGCGGTCAGCGAGCCGCCCGGGGCAGCTTCAAGTGGATTTCGCGGAGGTTATTCGTCTGCAGGGGGAGGCAGCTCATCGGTATCGGCTAGCTGGCAAGAGTGACGCAGCTGTGCGGATTCTGCAAAAGTCTGCAACCTTCAAAGAGGAGCAACAGCGTGACGGCCGTGGTGCGGCCGAAATCCTAAACGAGTGCGTATCGATatacgacgaagacgagaagtGGCACTACGCTTCCGAAGTCTACCGCGACCTCATCGATCTCCTGGCCAGAGAGCGCATGTATACGGATCTCCTCAAGGCGCTAGACGGGCACATAAAGGTGCTTCAAAAGCTTAACCAACAAAACGGAATCTACAAGGCAGTCCTGAGCAAGGTCATCGTATGCTTGACTATGGGAGACGCAGTCGGCGCCAATAACGCTCTTTCTGATGAAATG GCTTTCGCGAGCAACTTCATGGGGAGTCGAGAATTCCAGCTGGCGGCAGATGCCGTTGACGCATACAAGCAAGGCGACTCCGATGCACTTGCGGATGTGCTGGCGAACCAGACGTGGAGTTTTCTCTCCGTTGAGATTTTCCGAATGTCACGAGATCTCAAGTTGGAGAGAGCCGTGGGACTACCTCCGTGTGCAGCGTCCTCTCACCTTGGACCTGGAGCTGAATGTCACCGCGCAGGGTCCACAGCTGCTAGTCTGCAGGCTCTGCCGGTGTCATCGGCCGCAGAAGAGATCTGTGTTCCATCAGTTTCAAAAGTTCATTCGGCCTCAGGGTTGAGGCCCGAAGCTCCAGTCATGGGCGGGATGTCGG GCGCACGCGACCCCACCCTCACGTACAACACTAAGCAGCAAGCAGGATTGGCGTCCTCCAAAGAGATGAGTTCATTGCTGCACCGCCACGTAGGGCGGTTAGACtcgggcgcgtctcgcgttGCCATGTGA
- a CDS encoding hypothetical protein (encoded by transcript BESB_043190): MRAPASAPPPPPRSALQLSSSDSFEKLFTSPSASLPPSALETPERSRPRTRNPTVAAGDLLLSASPSLSSASRPADSRTSDASGQLSEAEARRTRGRNKEVRPSAASPQMSPGTSGIPSAPVARPGSPADTARPSRSPSGCPLELLPRHTQNAPVAHGEEPEGDTGAHGLRVYAAERLSPRCDAALREAASLNNMRGDAPAQSDGANTPLAQIPGKDTQDEPVLERRQQRGGQQREIFSDLQIVLSDGDEIQTGANKGDEGDDAQSGEADDLEFAQTRRIVKYAEQDVCAWTTSMLARNELRKLKAAALKLEGDRMPRSDVVGLYFKKHRPCWSVDYHTRQGKRKTVEFFVPDLSRETIELVLGHAVECRKYMPRRFDHAPAFVPEPDDTTAGMPYRYGAKLLKPKVLAWIRENRNVSSRGSHAHHGGLASRRGGDGEKAGGGAGNGNSIKYMRPIPVPSVAPVGITFRNYNAGASPSAQRTSAAAPLARGPRANLARYRDSVRRCSRAGAGGRAGTAAGEGGKTSGNAEGAHGRENGAPAGSGSPVDSGATPGQSAGEGTCCGALQHGSPSQAPSAIPQAADPAVFSPGQGVHGAGVAWPEDPRRFTPHGMDPAASAALPVGSLGSPYLGFLPRRDPPMMQAHNGYYTAYPSALYFYGHVADPSPGHPGAGQHRGAVATTMGGAWGSTSLQASASPIPPAAMPASLSNNVAAAYPVSAGQGGPTAFPHQAYSNVGPMYGFKARETHITEQGRAHSLGAHTGRYGGGESEASMTSGETVQMEPGKGAESGHNAEFEPGHKRRRMQSDADGCALRSPLRSPAVFPSPCPEHPREMQGTGAQCHCEGLQLSRSARSCSEKYAGRPLFLPSPVPAPPSFPPSSAPRLPHPGCFPSYTDFSQTWDQASDRGCEGGAQSGVDKCCSVTGASLQHANSELSETGVSTPSTASTQHSSSSFCCLTTSPGSPHSASPVSRAATLVCDFQPKSAAFPHVASGVKTPSDTVVVFHANSGEQTEHRQGATEGASGEQDACEPEPLSSAQEVTEDAAPARTPSDEPREGPAQREPSSPSRSPCLCPAAEPMHCIPSGRPRGRPTLPVPTASLPSTSLPPPSGAGVASSGAWPPCDSLASASGVYASQALVAPRAQSPSLGPACGFPTLARSGNSPAPLQGEMHVERPVFASPLAYGRSVAAREVSFTGGVRGSRSLSSSTEEAEESAVKEEGIRCGGLVQGTANTSTGPRLEASASGSLAGTEEVAAEGTAVQFGEAGGVQAEWCAGAEEAWVLREHDLRKSLVQDKMTLAWGPGMFERSGGELPSLGEASLLHSSAVLEESSPLSKRDSEVLSELGFWSQGPCPEDSFAQDFDAFKEQLGEEDSTGVWSSLDNLGYDMVSRPHENNDKENTEDDSGYDIQTSKVFMIAVHHYPTGHDMSRRH, translated from the exons ATGAGAGCTCCCGCTTCAGCCCCACCTCCTCCACCACGTTCGGCGTTGCAGCTGTCTTCCTCCGATTCCTTCGAAAAGCTGTTcacgtcgccctccgcgtctctcccccCTTCTGCCCTCGAGACGCCGGAGCGGAGCCGCCCGAGGACACGAAATCCGACCGTGGCCGCTGGCGACCTGCTtctttccgcgtcgccttctctctcttctgcaaGTCGTCCTGCAGATAGCCGCACGAGCGACGCATCGGGACAGTTGTCTGAGGCCGAAGCCCGTCGCACACGAGGAAGGAACAAGGAAGTtcgcccttccgccgcctctccgcagaTGTCCCCAGGGACTTCCGGCATTCCGTCCGCCCCGGTGGCCAGGCCCGGCTCGCCTGCCGACACCGCCAGGCCTTCAAGGTCTCCGTCGGGCTGCCCGCTGGAGCTCCTGCcgagacacacgcagaaTGCGCCGGTGGCCCACGGAGAAGAGCCCGAAGGAGACACCGGCGCCCACGGTTTGCGCGTCtacgccgcggagaggcttTCCCCCCGCTgcgacgctgcgctgcgagaaGCCGCCTCTCTTAACAACatgagaggagacgcgccggccCAAAGTGATGGCGCAAATACTCCGCTTGCCCAGATACCAGGGAAAGACACACAGGACGAACCTGTCCTGGAAAGGAGGCAACAGAGAGGGGGACAGCAGCGCGAAATATTCAGCGACCTACAGATTGTCCTGAGCGATGGGGACGAAATCCAAACGGGCGCCAACaaaggcgacgaaggagacgacgccCAGAGCGGGGAGGCTGACGACCTGGAGTTCGCCCAGACGCGACGTATCGTAAAATACGCCGAGCAG GACGTCTGTGCATGGACGACCTCCATGCTGGCTCGCAACGAGCTGCGCAAACTCAAGGCAGCTGCACTGAAGCTCGAGGGCGACCGCATGCCTCGCAGCGATGTCGTTGGCCTGTACTTCAAGAAGCACCGGCCATGTTGGTCGGTCGACTACCACACCCGCCAGGGTAAACGGAAAACCGTGGAATTCTTTGTGCCG GACCTTTCCCGGGAGACGATTGAGCTCGTCCTGGGCCACGCCGTCGAGTGCCGCAAGTATatgccgcggcgcttcgacCATGCTCCAGCGTTTGTTCCGGAGCCCGACGACACGACTGCGGGCATGCCCTACCGGTACGGCGCCAAGCTGCTCAAACCCAAAGTGCTCGCGTGGATCCGAGAGAACAGAAACGTCTCGAGCCGCGGGTCCCATGCGCACCACGGCGGcctggcgagccgccgcggcggagatggagagaaagcgggcggcggcgcggggaaTGGAAACAGCATCAAGTACATGCGGCCTATTCCAG TCCCCTCCGTCGCGCCAGTTGGAATCACCTTCCGCAACTACAACGCTGGCGCATCGCCCTCTGCCCAGAGAAccagcgcagccgctccACTTGCTCGCGGCCCCCGTGCGAACCTCGCCCGCTACAGAGACTCAGTCCGTCGATGCAGCAGGGCTGGCGCAGGGGGTCGGGCGGGAactgccgccggcgaaggaggcaagACCTCTGGAAATGCTGAGGGAGCCCACGGCAGGGAGAATGGAGCGCCAGCCGGGAGCGGATCGCCTGTCGACTCAGGCGCGACGCCCGGCCAGAGCGCTGGCGAGGGAACCTGCTGCGGGGCGCTTCAGCACGGAAGCCCTTCTCAGGCACCGAGCGCCAttccgcaggccgcagacCCAGCGGTTTTCAGTCCAGGGCAAGGCGTACACGGGGCCGGCGTGGCGTGGCCTGAAGACCCTCGGCGCTTTACTCCACACGGTATGGACCCAGCTGCAAGCGCTGCGCTCCCAGTTGGCTCCTTGGGCTCGCCCTATCTGGGGTTCCTTCCTCGCAGAGACCCGCCCATGATGCAGGCGCACAACGGCTACTACACTGCGTATCCTTCGGCTCTGTATTTCTACGGCCACGTTGCTGATCCGTCGCCTGGACATCCGGGCGCTGGGCAgcaccgcggcgccgtcgcgacgACGATGGGGGGGGCGTGGGGAAGCACGTCACTTCAAGCCTCTGCAAGCCCCATCCCTCCTGCGGCGATGCCTGCCTCTTTGTCCAACAATGTGGCTGCGGCCTACCCCGTATCTGCCGGTCAGGGAGGCCCGACGGCGTTTCCACATCAGGCCTACTCGAATGTAGGCCCCATGTACGGCTTCAAGGCTCGAGAGACCCACATCACGGAGCAAGGCAGGGCGCACTCCCTAGGCGCCCACACTGGACGCTACGGTGggggggagagcgaggctTCGATGACGAGTGGCGAGACGGTGCAAATGGAACCCGGCAAGGGAGCAGAAAGCGGCCACAACGCAGAATTTGAACCAGGCCACAAGAGGAGACGCATGCAGTCGGACGCGGATGGCTGCGCTTTGAGGAGCCCGTTGCGCTCTCCAGCGGTCTTCCCTTCGCCCTGCCCAGAACACCCGCGAGAGATGCAAGGAACAGGTGCCCAGTGCCATTGCGAGGGGCTTCAGCTCAGCCGTTCTGCTCGTTCGTGCAGTGAGAAGTATGCTGGCCGCCCTCTGTTCTTGCCATCCCCCGTGCCGGCACCACCCAGCTTCCCTCCATCTagcgcgcctcgtctgcccCACCCAGGCTGCTTCCCATCGTACACAGACTTCTCGCAGACGTGGGACCAGGCCTCCGAccgcggctgcgaaggcggcgctcaGTCCGGTGTAGACAAGTGCTGTTCCGTCACGGGCGCCTCCCTCCAGCACGCAAATTCTGAGCTCAGCGAGACCGGGGTGAGTACGCCATCTACAGCCTCGACACAGcactcgtcgtcgtcgttttGCTGCTTGACGACGTCTCCGGGCTCTCCGcactctgcgtcgccggtcTCCCGAGCCGCGACGCTCGTCTGTGATTTCCAGCCGAAGTCCGCGGCTTTCCCCCACGTGGCTTCGGGGGTCAAGACCCCCAGCGACACCGTGGTGGTTTTCCACGCGAACTCTGGAGAGCAGACGGAGCACAGACAaggcgcgacggagggcGCGTCTGGGGAACAAGACGCGTGCGAGCCCGAACCTTTGTCTAGCGCCCAGGAGGTCAccgaggacgcagcgcccGCTCGGACACCGTCCGACGAACCTCGGGAGGGCCCCGCACAGCGAgagccctcctcgccttcgcggtcgcCTTGTCTATGCCCTGCCGCTGAGCCGATGCACTGCATACCTTCTGGGCGGCCACGCGGCAGGCCAACTCTGCCTGTCCCAACGGCCTCCTTGCCCAGCACcagccttccgccgccctcagGCGCTGGAGTGGCGTCCTCTGGAGCGTGGCCTCCGTGTGATAGCCTGGCATCCGCGTCAGGTGTATATGCCTCGCAGGCATTGGTTGCGCCTCGTGCGCAGAGTCCTTCTCTCGGCCCTGCGTGCGGGTTTCCGACGCTTGCGCGGAGCGGCAACTCCCCTGCTCCACTGCAGGGCGAGATGCATGTAGAAAGGCCAGTCTTTGCGTCTCCACTCGCCTACGGGCGAAGTGTGGCGGCTCGAGAGGTCTCCTTTACGGGTGGCGTACGCGGGAGCAGATCCCTGTCGAGCTCgacggaagaagcagaggagtCGGCGGTGAAGGAAGAAGGaatccgctgcggcggccttgTGCAGGGGACGGCCAACACGTCCACGGGGCCGCGGCTCGAAGCCAGTGCTTCAGGCAGCCTCGCGGGTACCGAGGAGGTAGCGGCTGAAGGAACGGCAGTGCAGTTTGGAGAGGCAGGTGGCGTGCAAGCTGAGTGGTGCGCAGGTGCCGAGGAGGCTTGGGTGCTGAGGGAGCACGATTTGCGAAAGTCTCTTGTTCAAGATAAAATGACGCTTGCCTGGGGACCTGGCATGTTTGAGAGGAGCGGGGGCGAGCTCCCGTCTCTAGGCGAAGCTTCGTTGCTTCACTCGTCTGCGGTGCTTGAAGAATCGTCGCCGTTATCGAAGCGCGACTCAGAGGTGCTCTCCGAGTTGGGTTTCTGGTCACAGGGCCCATGCCCAGAAGACAGTTTTGCTCAGGACTTCGATGCCTTCAAAGAGCAACTGGGAGAAGAAGACTCAACGGGTGTGTGGTCGTCGTTAGACAACCTGGGCTACGACATGGTGAGTCGACCGCACGAAAACAACGACAAAgagaatactgaagatgactcaGGTTATGATATACAAACATCCAAGGTttttatgattgcagtacaccactACCCCACTGGACACGATATGAGTCGGCGGCACTAA